A window from Pseudomonas alloputida encodes these proteins:
- a CDS encoding glycosyltransferase family 4 protein, protein MKLILSVESVRFPLTGIGRYTYELASRLQHAEQISDLRLFAGSRFLPELLKPSDQSDAVHGLKRFVQKNALAVEAYRRLMPLLRKRALRGHEDFIYHSTNFYLPPFAGPRVATFHDLSPFTWAHCHTPQIARYLQKELKLTLERADALITVSHHTRKELADYFGWPLERIHAVPLASSPQFHPRTPQALRETLARHGLELGGYSLFVGTIEPRKNIETLLNAYGRLPLALRQRWPLILSGYHGWRSEAIHSRIAQAQQEGWARYLGFVASEDLPLLFAGARLFTFPSHYEGFGLPVLEAMSSGVPVVCSNSSSLPEVAGSAALMCAPDDVEGLTGLLHQGLEDEAWRSAAVQRGLLHAGGFSWERCAQGTVEVYKSVKER, encoded by the coding sequence ATGAAGCTCATCCTTTCAGTCGAGTCGGTCCGCTTCCCGTTGACCGGCATCGGGCGCTACACCTATGAACTGGCGTCACGGCTGCAGCATGCCGAGCAAATCAGTGACCTGCGTCTATTTGCTGGCAGCAGGTTCTTGCCCGAACTGCTCAAGCCTTCGGACCAGTCCGACGCCGTGCATGGGCTCAAGCGGTTCGTGCAGAAAAATGCCCTGGCGGTTGAAGCTTATCGGCGCCTGATGCCTTTGTTGCGCAAGCGTGCGTTGCGCGGCCATGAAGACTTCATCTACCACAGCACCAATTTCTACCTGCCGCCGTTTGCAGGGCCGAGAGTGGCGACCTTTCACGACCTGTCGCCCTTTACCTGGGCTCATTGCCACACGCCGCAGATTGCCCGTTACCTTCAAAAGGAGCTCAAGCTGACCCTGGAGCGTGCTGACGCTCTGATCACGGTTTCGCACCACACGCGGAAGGAGTTGGCGGATTACTTTGGCTGGCCACTGGAGCGCATTCATGCGGTACCGCTGGCCAGTTCGCCGCAGTTCCATCCTCGGACTCCTCAGGCATTGCGTGAAACCCTTGCACGGCACGGCCTGGAGCTAGGCGGCTACAGCCTGTTCGTCGGTACCATCGAGCCGCGCAAAAACATCGAGACCTTGCTTAATGCTTACGGCCGCTTGCCACTTGCGTTGCGCCAGCGTTGGCCGTTGATCCTCAGTGGGTATCATGGCTGGCGTAGCGAGGCGATTCACAGCCGTATCGCCCAGGCACAGCAGGAAGGCTGGGCGCGCTACCTCGGCTTCGTTGCCAGTGAAGACTTGCCGCTGCTGTTTGCCGGCGCTCGGCTGTTCACCTTCCCGTCGCACTATGAAGGGTTCGGCCTGCCAGTGCTCGAGGCCATGAGCTCGGGGGTACCGGTGGTATGTTCCAACAGCTCGTCGTTGCCAGAGGTAGCGGGTTCGGCGGCGTTGATGTGCGCGCCCGATGATGTAGAAGGCCTGACCGGGTTGTTGCACCAGGGTCTCGAGGATGAAGCGTGGCGGTCTGCTGCTGTGCAGCGGGGGCTGCTGCATGCCGGTGGCTTTTCTTGGGAGCGTTGCGCTCAGGGTACAGTCGAGGTTTACAAGTCGGTCAAGGAACGATGA
- a CDS encoding GDP-mannose 4,6-dehydratase, translated as MQKASKRALITGVHGFTGRYMAAELRAGGYEVFGTGSQPLPAADYRQVDLTDGQGLRALLAELQPDVVVHLAAIAFVGHGTADAFYKVNLIGTRNLLEAIAACGKTPECVLIASSANVYGNVSEGMLGEQTPPAPANDYAVSKLAMEYMARLWCDRLPIVITRPFNYTGVGQAENFLLPKIVSHFRRKADTIELGNLDVWRDFSDVRAVVQAYRGLIEARPLGQIVNVSSGQTHSLREVIAKCSAITGHQLDVQVNPAFVRANEVKTLCGDNGKLRGFVPGWHTPSLDETLGWMLSDQ; from the coding sequence ATGCAAAAGGCTAGCAAGCGCGCGCTGATTACAGGTGTTCACGGGTTCACCGGCCGCTACATGGCAGCCGAGTTGCGGGCCGGCGGCTATGAAGTCTTCGGTACAGGCAGCCAGCCGTTGCCGGCTGCGGACTACCGCCAGGTCGATCTGACCGATGGGCAGGGCCTGCGCGCGTTGCTCGCCGAACTGCAGCCGGATGTAGTTGTGCATCTGGCTGCCATCGCTTTTGTCGGGCATGGTACCGCCGACGCGTTCTACAAGGTCAACCTGATAGGCACGCGCAACCTGCTCGAAGCCATCGCGGCCTGTGGCAAAACGCCTGAGTGCGTGTTGATCGCCAGCAGTGCCAACGTCTATGGCAACGTTTCCGAAGGGATGCTGGGCGAGCAGACCCCGCCAGCGCCGGCCAATGATTACGCGGTCAGCAAGTTGGCCATGGAATACATGGCGCGGCTGTGGTGTGACCGTTTGCCTATCGTCATCACGCGTCCTTTCAATTACACCGGTGTTGGGCAGGCAGAGAATTTCCTGCTGCCCAAGATTGTTTCGCATTTTCGCCGCAAGGCCGACACCATCGAGCTCGGCAACCTAGACGTATGGCGCGATTTCAGCGATGTACGTGCGGTCGTGCAGGCGTACCGCGGCTTGATCGAGGCACGCCCGCTGGGCCAGATAGTCAACGTCAGTTCGGGGCAAACGCATTCGCTGCGCGAGGTTATCGCCAAGTGTTCCGCCATTACCGGCCATCAGCTGGACGTGCAGGTCAACCCGGCCTTTGTCCGTGCCAACGAGGTCAAGACCTTGTGTGGCGATAATGGCAAGCTGCGCGGGTTTGTGCCGGGGTGGCATACGCCTTCGCTGGACGAAACCTTGGGTTGGATGCTTTCTGATCAATGA
- the gmd gene encoding GDP-mannose 4,6-dehydratase, which yields MKAIVTGITGQDGAYLAELLLEKGYTVYGTYRRTSSVNFWRIEELGIHTNPNLHLVEYDLTDLSASIRLLQTTEATEVYNLAAQSFVGVSFEQPLTTAEITGLGAVNLLEAIRIVNPKARFYQASTSEMFGKVQEIPQVETTPFYPRSPYGVAKLYAHWMTINYRESYNLFATSGILFNHESPLRGREFVTRKITDSVAKIKLGLLDKLELGNLDAKRDWGFAKEYVEGMWRMLQADEPDTFVLATNRTETVRDFVTMAFKAAGIEINWSGKDEAEQGTCAASGKVLVAINPKFYRPAEVELLIGNPAKAKDVLGWEPKTNLEELCRMMVEADLRRNEKGFSF from the coding sequence ATGAAAGCAATCGTTACTGGGATCACTGGTCAAGACGGCGCCTACCTGGCGGAACTGCTGCTGGAGAAGGGCTACACAGTCTACGGCACCTATCGTCGTACCAGCTCGGTTAACTTCTGGCGCATCGAGGAGCTAGGGATTCACACCAATCCCAACTTGCATCTGGTCGAGTATGACCTCACCGACCTGTCTGCCAGCATCCGCCTGCTGCAAACCACCGAAGCTACCGAGGTATACAACCTGGCTGCGCAAAGCTTCGTCGGTGTGTCGTTCGAGCAGCCGCTGACCACCGCCGAAATCACGGGCCTGGGTGCAGTCAACCTGCTGGAAGCCATCCGTATCGTCAACCCGAAGGCCCGCTTCTATCAGGCGTCCACCTCCGAGATGTTCGGCAAGGTGCAAGAAATTCCACAGGTCGAAACTACCCCGTTCTACCCGCGCAGTCCCTATGGTGTGGCCAAGCTCTACGCCCACTGGATGACCATCAACTACCGCGAGTCGTACAACCTCTTTGCGACCAGCGGTATCTTGTTCAACCACGAGTCGCCACTGCGCGGCCGTGAGTTCGTGACCCGCAAAATCACCGACTCCGTCGCCAAAATCAAGCTGGGCCTGCTCGACAAGCTCGAGCTGGGTAACCTTGATGCCAAGCGTGACTGGGGCTTTGCCAAAGAGTACGTAGAAGGCATGTGGCGCATGCTGCAGGCGGACGAACCAGACACCTTCGTACTGGCCACCAACCGTACCGAAACCGTACGCGACTTCGTTACCATGGCATTCAAAGCTGCCGGTATCGAAATCAACTGGAGCGGCAAGGACGAGGCAGAGCAGGGCACCTGCGCCGCCTCTGGCAAAGTGCTGGTTGCCATCAATCCAAAATTCTACCGCCCGGCCGAGGTGGAGTTGCTGATCGGCAACCCGGCCAAAGCCAAGGACGTTCTGGGTTGGGAGCCTAAGACAAACCTTGAAGAACTGTGCCGTATGATGGTCGAAGCCGACCTGCGTCGTAACGAAAAAGGGTTCTCGTTCTGA
- a CDS encoding TolC family outer membrane protein — translation MIVLRLLPGVMMCMVAWQAVAMEGKDAAGEQPRGVSASTYVLDLAGLYREARLEDPRVLAAYARARSASEQQRAALGSLLPQVSANANSSRILRKNEAERDLYNTETYSLSLTQYLYNKPAWERYQKSKSVKDQKGHEAEDTLAEATVDLAKRYFVALAADDELALVQAERRATQKNLDRVSSMFERQMAKITDKLDMQARVDFLLAQEVEARNQVQVSREALAEIVGRPITEPLSRVRNDVALQAPTRPLQNWVTQAVENNPLLKSYQSGAEAANAAVREGKGEHYPQLSLSLSAQQNDQGYDNTQAPRSDSYVASFGVKIPIYSGGSTSARVRGLYDDQLAAEEQLEGVRRQVVKETTTAYLTAQAAVEKIRANRNALSSAQHSSVAAQKAFTFGVVNAVDVLTAVQNEFKARRDLLKTQYDFITNLFLLNRWAGELNQESVDNVNVWLSPVPETSLPGGEVARLGASR, via the coding sequence ATGATTGTGCTGCGTTTGTTACCTGGAGTGATGATGTGCATGGTCGCCTGGCAAGCGGTGGCTATGGAAGGGAAGGATGCCGCTGGTGAGCAGCCAAGAGGGGTTTCGGCTTCGACTTACGTGTTGGACCTGGCGGGACTGTACCGTGAGGCGCGCCTGGAGGACCCGCGGGTCCTTGCCGCTTACGCGCGTGCGCGCTCTGCCAGTGAACAGCAGCGGGCAGCGCTGGGTAGCCTGCTGCCCCAGGTGTCGGCCAATGCCAACTCCAGCCGCATCCTGCGCAAGAACGAGGCTGAGCGCGACCTCTATAACACCGAAACCTATTCGCTCAGTCTCACCCAGTACCTGTACAACAAGCCAGCCTGGGAGCGCTACCAGAAGTCCAAGAGCGTGAAGGATCAAAAAGGTCATGAAGCTGAAGACACGCTGGCAGAGGCTACAGTCGACCTCGCCAAGCGCTACTTCGTGGCGCTGGCTGCGGACGACGAGCTGGCGCTGGTGCAGGCTGAGCGCCGGGCAACCCAAAAAAACCTTGATCGCGTCAGCAGCATGTTCGAACGGCAGATGGCCAAAATCACCGACAAGCTCGACATGCAGGCACGGGTAGATTTTTTGCTTGCGCAAGAAGTGGAAGCGCGCAATCAGGTGCAAGTAAGCCGCGAGGCATTGGCCGAGATCGTCGGGCGGCCGATTACCGAGCCGCTCAGCCGTGTACGCAACGACGTGGCATTGCAGGCGCCCACCCGGCCCTTACAGAACTGGGTTACCCAAGCAGTTGAAAACAACCCGTTGCTGAAGTCTTATCAAAGCGGGGCAGAGGCAGCCAATGCAGCGGTGCGCGAGGGTAAGGGCGAGCACTATCCGCAACTGTCGTTAAGCTTGAGTGCGCAGCAGAACGACCAGGGCTATGACAATACCCAGGCGCCGCGCAGTGACAGTTATGTGGCTTCGTTTGGGGTGAAGATCCCGATCTACAGCGGTGGCTCCACTTCCGCTCGGGTGCGCGGGTTGTATGATGATCAGTTGGCAGCCGAGGAACAGCTGGAAGGGGTGCGGCGCCAGGTGGTCAAGGAAACCACCACTGCCTACCTGACTGCACAGGCCGCGGTAGAAAAAATCCGGGCTAACCGCAACGCACTGTCATCGGCACAGCATTCCAGTGTTGCGGCGCAGAAGGCGTTCACCTTCGGTGTGGTCAATGCTGTGGATGTGCTTACTGCGGTGCAGAACGAGTTCAAGGCGCGCCGGGACCTGCTGAAAACGCAGTACGACTTTATTACCAACCTGTTCCTGCTCAACCGTTGGGCGGGTGAGTTGAATCAGGAAAGTGTGGATAACGTCAATGTCTGGTTGAGCCCGGTGCCTGAGACCAGCCTGCCCGGTGGCGAGGTTGCTCGCCTGGGCGCCAGTCGCTGA
- a CDS encoding HlyD family type I secretion periplasmic adaptor subunit — protein sequence MSSKAITTFDHNFDDLPTSDRGIRRIGLTVVFVTFGIFGTWAAFAPLSNAVHGTGVVTVQNYRKTVQHLEGGIVKELHARDGDLVKKGDPLIVLDESQLSAEYESTRNQLIVARYKEARLRAERDGLDSIPSVIMEGTDSDRAQEALAGEQQVFKARHDSLLGEISVNRERIQQMQQQIAGLNDMIRTKAGLNKSYSGEIKQLKELLAEGFVDNQRLLEQERKLDMLKTEVADHQSSITKTKLQIGETELQIVQLKKKFDADVAKELSDVQAQVFDLQEKEAALRDRLSRVVIRAPESGMVLDMKVHTIGGVVSAATPLLDIVPAQSDLVVEAKVAPRDIDRLELGKTADVRFSAFNQATTPVIEGKLTRISADSLVEERSGDQYYLVRVKVTEDGMKKLGNRKLQPGMPAEVLINAGDRTMLQYLLKPARNIFAESLIEE from the coding sequence ATGAGCAGTAAAGCAATCACTACGTTCGACCACAATTTCGACGACCTGCCAACGTCGGATCGCGGCATCCGCCGCATCGGGCTGACCGTTGTCTTTGTCACCTTCGGCATTTTCGGCACCTGGGCAGCTTTCGCGCCTTTGAGCAACGCCGTGCACGGCACCGGCGTGGTTACGGTGCAGAACTACCGCAAGACCGTTCAGCACCTGGAGGGTGGCATCGTCAAAGAGCTGCATGCCCGCGATGGGGACCTGGTGAAGAAGGGCGATCCGCTGATTGTGCTGGATGAGTCGCAGCTCAGCGCCGAGTATGAGTCCACCCGCAACCAACTGATTGTTGCCCGTTATAAAGAGGCACGCCTGCGTGCCGAGCGTGACGGCTTGGACTCGATCCCGTCGGTGATAATGGAAGGTACCGATTCTGACCGCGCGCAAGAAGCGCTGGCAGGTGAGCAGCAGGTGTTCAAGGCCCGCCACGATTCGTTGCTGGGCGAAATCTCGGTCAACCGTGAGCGGATCCAGCAAATGCAGCAGCAGATCGCCGGTCTGAACGACATGATCCGCACCAAGGCAGGCCTGAACAAGTCGTACTCTGGCGAAATCAAACAGTTGAAGGAGTTGTTGGCCGAAGGCTTTGTTGACAACCAGCGTTTGCTGGAGCAGGAGCGCAAGCTCGACATGCTGAAGACTGAAGTGGCTGACCACCAGTCGAGCATTACCAAGACCAAACTGCAGATCGGCGAGACCGAACTGCAGATCGTGCAGTTGAAGAAGAAGTTCGATGCCGACGTGGCCAAGGAGCTGTCGGACGTTCAGGCTCAGGTGTTCGACCTGCAGGAAAAAGAAGCAGCGTTGCGTGATCGCTTGTCACGGGTGGTGATCCGCGCGCCGGAAAGCGGCATGGTGCTGGACATGAAAGTGCACACCATTGGGGGCGTGGTCAGTGCAGCTACCCCTTTGCTGGATATCGTGCCAGCTCAGTCGGATCTTGTGGTTGAAGCCAAGGTGGCCCCTCGGGACATCGACCGATTGGAGCTGGGCAAGACTGCGGACGTCCGCTTCTCTGCGTTCAACCAGGCCACCACGCCGGTCATCGAAGGTAAGTTGACGCGGATCTCGGCCGACAGCCTGGTCGAAGAGCGCTCGGGGGACCAGTACTACCTGGTCCGCGTCAAGGTCACTGAAGACGGCATGAAAAAACTTGGCAACCGCAAGCTTCAACCCGGCATGCCAGCTGAAGTCCTCATCAACGCAGGCGACCGCACCATGCTGCAGTACCTGTTGAAACCAGCGCGCAACATATTCGCTGAATCGCTGATCGAGGAATGA
- a CDS encoding type I secretion system permease/ATPase, protein MSSQSENNLQAALKACKSSFLSVGFFSFFVNTLMLVPTLYMIQVSGRVVPSGSTSTLLMLTLILTVLLLTLGSLEWVRSRIMVRISNRLDVLLSRDVYRASFKRSLQSGGGDATAQSLNDLTSLRQFFTGAGVFAFFDAPWFPIYTVVMFLFHPWFGWMTLACGSILTVFAVINHRVTGQALAIANKENVASNVITSKTLRNAEVIESMGMLETLMNRWAKRQRYVMMLQSQASDKGGVVSSISKMFRMWSQSVMLALGAYLVIKHEINPGLLMAGSLLLGRALSPIDQMINSWKGFVAAKVQYDRLNKVMDDLNKEPERMPLPAPEGHIQVENLIVAPPGAKAPVLRSISFVAPAGSIVGIVGPSAAGKSTLVRALMGIWPPQHGVVRLDGADISTWDKQALGPYVGYLPQDIELFEGSISENIARFDKVDPEKVVQAAQMAGVHEMILMLPDGYDTVIGSDGVNLSGGQRQRIGLARAIYGNPRLIVLDEPNSNLDDVGERALGVALQKLKETGATVFIVSHRPNILTRLDRILVMAGGSISLYGERDRVIAELAAQQAKLQRGSQAASPQAPATPPVAPSAPAAVAPATSTGA, encoded by the coding sequence ATGAGTTCACAATCCGAAAATAACCTGCAAGCTGCCCTCAAAGCTTGTAAAAGCAGCTTCCTTTCGGTCGGTTTCTTCAGCTTCTTCGTCAACACGCTGATGCTAGTGCCTACTTTGTACATGATTCAGGTTTCCGGGCGGGTCGTGCCGTCCGGCAGCACGTCAACATTGTTGATGCTGACATTGATCCTGACCGTCCTGTTGCTGACGCTAGGCTCCCTCGAATGGGTTCGGTCGCGGATCATGGTGCGTATAAGCAATAGGTTAGATGTGCTGTTGAGCAGGGATGTGTACCGAGCCAGCTTCAAGCGATCGCTTCAGAGTGGGGGGGGCGATGCTACGGCGCAGTCGTTGAATGACCTAACGTCCTTACGACAGTTTTTCACGGGAGCGGGCGTGTTCGCATTTTTCGACGCTCCGTGGTTTCCCATTTATACAGTCGTCATGTTCCTATTCCATCCATGGTTTGGTTGGATGACGTTGGCCTGTGGATCAATTTTGACCGTCTTTGCAGTGATTAATCATCGCGTGACGGGTCAGGCTCTAGCCATAGCGAACAAAGAAAACGTAGCGTCTAATGTGATCACGTCTAAGACGTTGCGTAACGCCGAAGTGATCGAGTCCATGGGTATGCTCGAAACACTCATGAACCGTTGGGCCAAGCGTCAGCGATACGTAATGATGCTGCAATCACAGGCTAGCGATAAGGGCGGGGTCGTTAGCTCTATTTCGAAAATGTTCCGTATGTGGTCGCAATCGGTGATGTTGGCTTTAGGTGCTTATCTCGTCATTAAGCATGAAATCAATCCCGGCCTGTTGATGGCAGGTTCCTTGTTGCTCGGTCGGGCCCTGTCCCCTATCGATCAAATGATCAACAGTTGGAAGGGCTTTGTCGCTGCCAAGGTGCAGTATGACCGTCTGAATAAAGTCATGGACGACCTCAATAAGGAGCCGGAGCGTATGCCGCTACCCGCCCCAGAGGGGCACATTCAGGTCGAAAACCTGATAGTCGCTCCGCCTGGCGCCAAAGCCCCGGTGCTCCGTAGTATCAGTTTCGTCGCCCCCGCCGGCTCCATTGTCGGTATTGTCGGCCCAAGCGCAGCCGGTAAGTCCACCTTGGTGCGTGCATTGATGGGCATCTGGCCGCCGCAGCACGGTGTTGTACGCCTTGATGGTGCTGATATATCCACTTGGGACAAGCAAGCCCTCGGCCCCTATGTTGGCTACCTGCCCCAGGACATCGAACTGTTCGAGGGCAGCATCAGCGAAAACATCGCGCGTTTCGACAAGGTCGACCCTGAAAAGGTGGTGCAGGCAGCGCAAATGGCGGGTGTGCATGAAATGATCCTGATGCTGCCCGACGGCTACGACACTGTCATCGGCAGTGACGGGGTGAACCTGTCGGGCGGCCAGCGTCAGCGCATTGGGCTGGCGCGTGCGATCTACGGCAACCCGCGCCTTATCGTGCTCGACGAGCCGAACTCCAATCTCGACGATGTGGGCGAGCGTGCGCTGGGCGTAGCCCTGCAAAAGCTCAAGGAAACCGGCGCGACTGTGTTCATTGTCTCGCACCGTCCCAACATCCTCACTCGGTTGGACCGCATCTTGGTTATGGCCGGTGGCTCCATTTCGCTGTATGGCGAGCGCGACCGCGTTATTGCCGAGCTGGCTGCCCAGCAGGCCAAGCTTCAGCGCGGCAGCCAGGCTGCGAGCCCGCAGGCCCCCGCTACCCCGCCAGTTGCACCCTCTGCGCCCGCGGCCGTTGCGCCTGCCACCAGTACTGGCGCCTGA
- a CDS encoding DUF4214 domain-containing protein has translation MQYDNPVQSSDLLATLTAESANLSDSTIEAINSLLNLDNVETVEIAGINGNTVQLPESGTASIVQGTVDGAKGDQVIVDLAAAEAAGVNAYVLQSDANLVVNLEGNSNAAPADAQVFAALAAVDTSAIDLVVTTGNGDDVITVKGDQNTLIDAGDGNDTIVTGNGDNVVIAGAGNNNVTTGTGDDTIILSGSNHADIVNAGAGYDVVQLDGSRDDYAFAVGNNFNVNLTGNQTASITDAEFLTFVNGEEVETVALAHNDAEAAALRLYQGILNRDVDQEGAKFFTGYVNNGGSLTDVANALLDSSEFAGVNNANDVNDLYQALLGRGAADDAASSAWTDLLANGGSLADVAAAISVSAEAQALDASNGTFVESLYEAALGREADEAGLQNWVSQLFNGASRADIAQAIVGSAEAASKANSDFIDSLYQSALDRTADDAGKAHWAAQLEAGASQADIALAIVGSDEAVAHNDNVVVLHGQV, from the coding sequence ATGCAATACGATAATCCCGTACAGAGCAGCGATCTGCTGGCAACCCTGACCGCCGAAAGCGCCAACCTCTCCGACTCCACTATCGAGGCTATCAACAGCCTGCTGAACCTGGATAACGTAGAGACCGTGGAAATCGCTGGCATCAATGGCAACACCGTTCAGCTGCCGGAATCCGGCACTGCCAGCATTGTTCAAGGTACTGTCGATGGCGCTAAAGGCGACCAGGTCATCGTCGACCTGGCTGCTGCTGAAGCCGCTGGCGTTAATGCCTACGTGCTGCAGTCGGATGCCAACCTGGTAGTCAACCTGGAAGGTAACTCCAACGCTGCACCTGCTGACGCCCAGGTCTTCGCTGCCTTGGCTGCAGTCGACACCTCGGCTATCGACCTGGTAGTTACCACCGGCAACGGTGACGACGTCATCACCGTCAAAGGCGACCAGAACACCCTGATCGACGCTGGCGACGGCAACGACACCATCGTGACTGGCAACGGCGACAATGTCGTTATCGCTGGCGCTGGCAATAACAACGTCACCACCGGTACCGGCGATGACACCATCATCCTGAGCGGTAGCAACCACGCTGACATCGTCAACGCTGGTGCTGGCTACGACGTTGTCCAGCTGGACGGCTCGCGCGATGACTATGCCTTCGCAGTCGGCAACAACTTCAACGTCAACCTGACCGGCAACCAAACCGCTTCGATCACCGACGCTGAGTTCCTGACCTTCGTCAACGGTGAAGAAGTTGAAACTGTTGCCCTGGCCCACAACGACGCAGAAGCTGCTGCCCTGCGCCTGTACCAAGGCATCCTGAACCGCGACGTAGACCAGGAAGGCGCCAAGTTCTTCACTGGTTATGTCAACAACGGTGGTTCGCTGACCGACGTTGCCAATGCCCTGCTGGATTCGTCCGAGTTCGCGGGTGTTAACAACGCCAATGACGTTAACGACCTGTACCAGGCCCTGCTGGGTCGCGGTGCTGCTGATGACGCCGCTTCCAGCGCCTGGACCGACCTGCTGGCCAACGGCGGTAGCCTGGCTGACGTAGCTGCTGCCATCTCGGTTTCGGCCGAAGCTCAGGCACTGGATGCGTCGAACGGTACCTTCGTTGAAAGCCTGTACGAAGCTGCCCTGGGTCGCGAAGCTGACGAAGCTGGCCTGCAAAACTGGGTATCCCAGCTGTTCAACGGCGCTAGCCGTGCCGACATCGCCCAGGCGATCGTAGGCTCCGCCGAAGCGGCGTCGAAAGCCAACTCCGACTTCATCGATTCGCTGTACCAGTCCGCTCTGGACCGTACTGCTGATGACGCCGGCAAGGCGCACTGGGCTGCTCAGCTGGAAGCTGGTGCTTCGCAAGCAGACATTGCCCTGGCAATCGTTGGTTCCGACGAAGCCGTTGCTCACAACGACAACGTTGTTGTACTGCACGGCCAAGTTTAA